One genomic segment of Elgaria multicarinata webbii isolate HBS135686 ecotype San Diego chromosome 21, rElgMul1.1.pri, whole genome shotgun sequence includes these proteins:
- the CHRM1 gene encoding muscarinic acetylcholine receptor M1, with protein sequence MNLSGLPLAPNTTLVPSNPLPGRGLSLWEVVLIILVTAIFSLVTVVGNLLVMVSFKVNRELKTVNNYFLLSLASADLIIGAISMNLYTTYIVMGRWVMGSVACDLWLALDYVASNASVMNLLVISFDRYFSITRPLTYRAKRTPKRAAVMIGLAWLISFVLWAPAIVVCHNFVGERPVDEGQCHIQFLSMPIIAVITAVAAFYLPVTIMVMLYWRIYQETQKRAKELSGLQGSEFKNHRRVASKRPQNGGSGGSSSSNSEPSHTLTSPPPTVVVTLQSCSFSEQRTGGNCLDQSSNGSWNTTEEEEVEEASADSLTSSEGEEDQPFQVHTICSAVIRLPMINAVMQPPRAAPCRDPKAATGREWAKGQVLVTIPRQPPAVDKRLRKAASPPPVTENTPAMAKRHVSRKRRSRMSKRKTLSERKAARTLCAILLAFIITWTPYNIMVLVWTFCNRCIPMGVWELGYWLCYVNSTVNPMCYALCNRSFRNTFRRLLQCRWDQRR encoded by the coding sequence ATGAACCTCTCGGGCCTTCCCTTGGCTCCCAACACCACCCTGGTTCCCTCAAACCCTTtgccaggaagagggctttcCCTTTGGGAGGTAGTGTTGATCATTTTGGTGACAGCGATCTTCTCCTTGGTCACCGTGGTGGGAAACCTTCTAGTGATGGTCTCTTTCAAAGTCAACCGGGAGCTGAAGACCGTCAACAATTACTTCCTGCTCAGCTTAGCGAGCGCTGACCTCATCATCGGTGCCATCTCCATGAACTTGTACACCACCTACATCGTGATGGGGCGGTGGGTCATGGGCAGCGTGGCCTGCGACTTGTGGCTGGCCCTCGATTACGTGGCCAGCAACGCCTCCGTCATGAACCTTCTGGTCATCAGCTTTGACCGCTACTTCTCCATCACCCGTCCCCTCACCTACAGGGCCAAGCGGACCCCGAAGAGGGCGGCTGTGATGATCGGCCTGGCTTGGCTCATCTCCTTCGTCCTGTGGGCGCCCGCCATCGTGGTCTGCCACAACTTTGTTGGGGAGCGGCCAGTCGACGAAGGCCAGTGCCACATCCAGTTCCTCTCCATGCCTATCATAGCGGTCATCACCGCCGTCGCCGCCTTTTACCTCCCCGTCACCATAATGGTGATGCTCTACTGGAGAATCTACCAGGAGACCCAGAAGAGAGCCAAGGAACTCTCAGGACTTCAGGGCTCAGAGTTCAAGAACCACCGTCGAGTTGCATCTAAAAGACCCCAAAATGGGGGcagcggaggcagcagcagcagcaactcagaACCATCGCACACCCTCACATCTCCTCCACCCACGGTGGTCGTCACCCTGCAATCCTGCTCTTTCTCCGAGCAGCGGACGGGGGGCAATTGCTTAGACCAGAGTAGCAATGGCAGCTGGAACAccacagaggaggaagaggtggaggaggcctCTGCCGACTCCCTGACGTCGTCGGAAGGCGAGGAGGATCAGCCCTTTCAAGTCCACACCATTTGCTCCGCGGTCATCCGCCTGCCCATGATCAACGCCGTCATGCAGCCGCCACGGGCTGCACCATGCCGAGATCCCAAGGCAGCCACCGGAAGGGAATGGGCAAAGGGACAGGTCCTCGTGACGATCCCCAGACAACCCCCAGCAGTGGATAAGAGACTCAGGAAAGCAGCGAGTCCGCCTCCCGTCACGGAGAATACCCCGGCGATGGCCAAGAGACACGtctcaaggaagaggaggagccggATGTCCAAGCGGAAGACCCTCTCGGAGAGGAAAGCCGCCCGAACACTCTGCGCGATCCTGTTGGCCTTCATCATCACGTGGACGCCGTACAATATCATGGTGTTGGTGTGGACCTTCTGCAACAGATGCATCCCCATGGGCGTTTGGGAACTGGGCTATTGGCTTTGCTACGTCAACAGCACCGTCAACCCCATGTGCTACGCCCTGTGCAACAGGTCCTTCCGGAACACCTTCCGGAGGTTATTGCAGTGCCGCTGGGATCAGCGTCGCTGA